A window of the Brassica napus cultivar Da-Ae chromosome C5, Da-Ae, whole genome shotgun sequence genome harbors these coding sequences:
- the LOC111213050 gene encoding probable histone H2A.2 codes for MAGRGKTLGSGVAKKATSRSSKAGLQFPVGRIARFLKNGKYAERVGAGAPVYLAAVLEYLAAEVLELAGNAARDNKKTRIVPRHIQLAVRNDEELSKLLGDVTIANGGVMPNIHNLLLPKKAGGAYKPSGDDE; via the exons ATGGCGGGTCGTGGAAAAACTCTCGGATCTGGGGTTGCTAAGAAGGCGACGTCTCGGAGCAGCAAGGCGGGTCTCCAGTTCCCCGTCGGCCGTATCGCCCGGTTCTTGAAAAACGGCAAGTACGCCGAACGTGTCGGCGCCGGAGCTCCGGTCTACTTGGCCGCCGTACTCGAATACCTTGCCGCAGAG GTTTTGGAATTGGCTGGGAACGCGGCGAGGGACAACAAGAAGACAAGAATCGTGCCGCGTCACATTCAACTGGCGGTGAGGAACGACGAGGAGCTGAGCAAGTTGCTTGGAGACGTGACGATTGCTAATGGCGGTGTGATGCCGAACAttcacaatcttcttcttcccaagAAGGCTGGTGGTGCTTACAAACCTTCCGGTGACGACGAATAG